One genomic window of Bradyrhizobium sp. CCGE-LA001 includes the following:
- a CDS encoding L,D-transpeptidase: protein MFKKMSVALLGSACTFMAGTNGASAFDNTVPNDPPAVLYAPQVPPAPVRVASNANLGGGFIEFLFGDGPGRGPAYAPERPVYQQQPAYYDQRRLPPMSEPQMQGGYQQGALQQEAVDPRQRPFDPKFEKQLVDYSGKESPGTIVVDTPNKYLYLVEGNGRAMRYGIGVGRPGFTWSGVKSITAKREWPAWTPPAEMLARRPDLPRHMEGGPENPLGARAMYLGSTLYRIHGSNEPWTIGTNVSSGCIRMRNEDVIDLYGRVNVGTKVVVM from the coding sequence ATGTTCAAGAAAATGTCTGTCGCGCTGCTCGGCAGCGCTTGCACCTTCATGGCCGGCACGAACGGCGCCAGCGCCTTCGACAACACGGTGCCGAACGATCCGCCTGCAGTGCTCTATGCCCCGCAAGTGCCGCCGGCGCCGGTACGTGTCGCCTCCAACGCGAACCTGGGCGGCGGCTTCATCGAGTTCCTCTTCGGCGACGGCCCGGGCCGCGGTCCGGCCTATGCGCCGGAGCGACCGGTGTATCAGCAGCAGCCGGCCTATTATGACCAGCGCCGTCTGCCGCCGATGAGCGAGCCGCAGATGCAAGGCGGATATCAACAAGGCGCGCTGCAGCAGGAGGCGGTCGATCCGCGGCAGCGTCCGTTCGATCCCAAGTTCGAGAAGCAACTCGTTGACTATAGCGGCAAGGAAAGTCCCGGCACGATCGTGGTCGATACGCCGAACAAGTACCTCTATCTCGTCGAGGGCAATGGCCGGGCGATGCGCTACGGCATCGGCGTGGGGCGTCCCGGCTTCACCTGGTCCGGCGTGAAGTCGATCACGGCCAAGCGCGAATGGCCGGCCTGGACGCCGCCGGCGGAAATGCTGGCGCGCCGACCGGATCTGCCCCGCCACATGGAAGGCGGTCCTGAAAATCCGCTCGGGGCGCGCGCGATGTATCTCGGCTCGACGCTCTACCGCATCCACGGCTCCAACGAGCCCTGGACCATCGGCACCAACGTCTCCTCCGGGTGCATCCGCATGCGCAACGAGGACGTCATCGACCTCTACGGCCGCGTCAATGTCGGCACCAAGGTCGTGGTGATGTGA
- a CDS encoding DUF2076 domain-containing protein, whose protein sequence is MTPQERQLVDDLFDRLSKLENAPRDPDATAAISEGLRKAPGAVYALVQTTLLQDEALKRAHNRIQELEAGQAPEQAQSGGFLDTMRDTLFGGGPSRGSVPNVPPRDSRPLWNTGQAMQQGQPGYGQPPYGQAYGQGPGQGYGAPPAGGGGGSFLGTAAAAAAGVVGGSLLLSSIRGMMGGPHQQAFGDTNALGDRSAGGSPWGGSDQSSGSLARDAGLNDIGSKGDSRQGFFDQASNDDRNNNDQHYDDNGDNMDVADSDFGGDDDGGSDYA, encoded by the coding sequence ATGACGCCGCAGGAACGCCAGCTCGTTGACGACCTTTTCGACCGGCTTTCAAAGCTGGAAAACGCACCGCGCGATCCGGACGCGACCGCCGCGATCTCCGAGGGGCTGCGCAAGGCGCCCGGCGCGGTCTACGCACTGGTGCAGACTACGCTGCTGCAGGACGAAGCGCTGAAGCGCGCCCATAACCGCATCCAGGAGCTGGAAGCGGGCCAGGCGCCCGAGCAGGCGCAGTCCGGCGGCTTTCTCGACACCATGCGTGACACGCTGTTCGGCGGCGGCCCGTCGCGCGGCTCGGTCCCGAACGTGCCGCCGCGCGATTCGCGGCCCCTGTGGAATACCGGCCAGGCGATGCAACAGGGCCAGCCGGGTTACGGCCAGCCGCCTTACGGACAGGCTTACGGCCAAGGTCCCGGCCAGGGCTATGGCGCGCCGCCGGCCGGCGGTGGTGGCGGCTCGTTCCTCGGCACGGCAGCGGCGGCGGCCGCTGGCGTAGTCGGCGGCTCGCTGCTGCTGTCCAGCATCCGCGGTATGATGGGCGGACCGCATCAGCAGGCTTTTGGCGACACCAATGCGCTCGGCGACCGCAGCGCTGGTGGAAGCCCCTGGGGCGGCAGCGACCAGTCCAGCGGATCGCTGGCGCGCGACGCCGGCCTCAACGACATCGGCTCCAAGGGCGATTCCCGCCAGGGCTTCTTCGACCAGGCGTCGAACGACGATCGGAACAACAACGATCAGCACTACGACGATAACGGTGACAACATGGACGTGGCCGACAGCGACTTTGGCGGCGACGACGATGGCGGCAGCGATTACGCGTGA
- a CDS encoding ChbG/HpnK family deacetylase → MNAAARLRRIWLCADDYGISPGVNRAIRDLIERGRLNATSVMMVGPAIGRGEIEALDAAAKSSPRCAIGLHVTLSAPFRPLTMHFRPLDGDMFMPFPKLLRAGLTRRLDREFIRNEVKAQLTAFMEAFGRAPDFVDGHQHVQLYPQVRDGFIDAVSDGAPNAWVRQGGRDLPLRQRLASPKAMVLDILSAQFRRRAAGAGLSFNPGFAGAYDFTRAADFGELMRQFLDGLPDGGLVMCHPGFVDEILVGLDPMTEVREREHAYLAGDAFPRLLADSGVTLE, encoded by the coding sequence ATGAATGCGGCCGCACGCCTGCGGCGAATCTGGCTCTGCGCCGACGATTACGGCATCAGCCCGGGCGTCAATCGCGCCATCCGCGACCTGATCGAACGCGGCCGCCTCAACGCCACCTCGGTGATGATGGTGGGACCTGCGATCGGGCGCGGCGAGATCGAGGCGCTGGACGCGGCAGCCAAGTCGAGCCCGCGCTGCGCGATCGGACTGCACGTGACGCTGTCGGCCCCGTTCCGGCCGCTGACCATGCACTTCCGTCCTCTGGACGGCGACATGTTCATGCCGTTTCCAAAACTGCTGCGCGCCGGCTTGACGCGGCGGCTCGACCGCGAATTCATCCGCAACGAGGTCAAGGCGCAGCTGACGGCCTTCATGGAAGCATTCGGACGCGCGCCCGACTTCGTCGACGGTCACCAGCATGTGCAGCTCTATCCGCAGGTGCGGGACGGCTTCATCGATGCCGTCAGCGACGGTGCGCCAAATGCCTGGGTGCGTCAGGGCGGCCGCGATCTGCCGCTCAGACAGCGGCTGGCCTCGCCGAAGGCCATGGTGCTCGACATCCTCAGCGCGCAATTCCGCCGCCGCGCCGCGGGTGCCGGGCTCAGCTTCAACCCCGGCTTTGCCGGCGCCTACGACTTCACCCGCGCCGCTGATTTCGGCGAGTTGATGCGGCAGTTTCTGGACGGCCTGCCGGATGGCGGTCTCGTGATGTGCCACCCCGGCTTCGTCGACGAGATCCTCGTCGGCCTCGACCCGATGACGGAGGTTCGCGAACGCGAGCACGCCTATCTCGCCGGCGATGCCTTCCCACGTCTATTGGCAGACAGCGGCGTCACGCTCGAGTGA
- a CDS encoding glycosyltransferase family 2 protein, producing the protein MTLGSDVSGMTTTAAGAAAKGLSIVVPVYNEAAGLAALHQRICELAKTLRQSYRLACEVVYVDDGSKDATLSIARSLPADAIGVQVVSLSRNFGKEAALMAGLDHARLGAVMFMDGDGQHPPALIEQLVRHWIDDGYDVVYTAKAHRDNEPFLRRVAVHGFYALINWGARQKIPEDAGDFRLLSPRAVAALRQLPERNRFFKGLASWIGFRQIRVDYEPAARAHGVTTFNAASLLGLSIEGLTSFSVAPLRFASLLGVILAGGAFLFGLSILWEVFTTGKQVPGYPSLVIGLMTIGGVQLIMIGIVGEYIGKILSELKARPIYFVAEHSEKHFETDKADDASKRTAAE; encoded by the coding sequence ATGACGCTGGGCTCTGACGTATCCGGCATGACGACCACAGCGGCCGGCGCCGCCGCGAAGGGACTGTCGATTGTCGTCCCCGTCTACAACGAGGCGGCGGGCCTTGCCGCCCTGCACCAACGGATCTGCGAGCTCGCGAAAACCTTGCGCCAGAGCTATCGCCTGGCTTGCGAGGTCGTCTATGTCGATGACGGCAGCAAGGACGCGACGCTGTCGATCGCCCGCAGCCTTCCGGCCGACGCGATCGGCGTCCAGGTGGTCTCGCTCTCGCGCAATTTCGGCAAGGAGGCGGCGCTGATGGCCGGCCTCGACCATGCCCGGCTCGGCGCCGTCATGTTCATGGACGGCGACGGCCAGCATCCGCCGGCCCTGATCGAGCAGTTAGTGCGGCACTGGATCGATGACGGCTACGACGTCGTCTACACCGCCAAGGCGCATCGCGACAACGAGCCCTTCCTGCGCCGCGTCGCCGTGCACGGCTTCTACGCGCTGATCAATTGGGGCGCGCGGCAGAAGATTCCGGAGGACGCCGGCGACTTCCGCCTGCTCTCGCCGCGCGCGGTCGCCGCCCTGCGGCAATTGCCCGAGCGCAACCGCTTCTTCAAGGGCCTGGCCAGCTGGATCGGCTTCCGCCAGATTCGCGTCGACTACGAACCGGCGGCACGCGCCCATGGCGTCACCACCTTCAACGCCGCCAGCCTGCTCGGCCTGTCGATCGAGGGCCTGACTTCGTTCTCGGTGGCGCCGCTGCGCTTCGCCAGCCTGCTCGGCGTCATCCTCGCCGGAGGCGCCTTCCTGTTCGGCCTTTCGATCCTGTGGGAGGTGTTCACGACCGGTAAGCAGGTGCCCGGCTATCCTTCGCTCGTGATCGGCCTGATGACGATCGGCGGCGTGCAGCTCATCATGATCGGCATCGTCGGCGAATATATCGGCAAGATCCTCTCCGAGCTGAAGGCGCGCCCGATCTACTTCGTGGCCGAGCACAGCGAAAAGCACTTCGAGACCGACAAGGCGGACGACGCCTCGAAGAGGACGGCGGCCGAATGA
- the hisG gene encoding ATP phosphoribosyltransferase: MSGPFVLAVPSKGRLQENTEAFFARAGLKLSKAGGARDYRGTIAGLDNVEVAYLSASEIASQLSRGFAHLGVTGEDLVRETIADADNRVSLIEGLGFGYADVVVAVPQAWIDVRTMADLDDVTTGFREQHHMRMRVATKFINLTRAFFQSHGITDYRIVESAGATEGAPAAGSAELIVDITTTGATLAANGLRVLDDGVILRSQANLVASKDADWSPQARETARIILDHIAARARANKYREVRTRFRQCDAALLGEAHSRFGVEAPFGGPTSSGMLTLHCPPGQLYALASFLREHGAETVSVVSLDYVFDRENPLFAKLEAFLRR, encoded by the coding sequence ATGAGCGGGCCTTTCGTTCTGGCCGTTCCCTCCAAGGGCCGCCTTCAGGAAAACACCGAAGCGTTCTTTGCCCGCGCCGGGCTCAAGCTGTCGAAGGCCGGCGGCGCCCGCGACTATCGCGGCACGATCGCGGGCCTCGACAATGTCGAGGTCGCCTATCTCTCGGCGAGCGAGATCGCCTCGCAATTGTCGCGCGGCTTTGCGCATCTCGGCGTCACCGGCGAAGATCTGGTGCGCGAGACCATCGCCGATGCCGACAACCGCGTGTCCCTGATCGAAGGGCTCGGCTTCGGCTATGCCGACGTCGTCGTCGCGGTGCCGCAGGCCTGGATCGACGTCCGCACCATGGCCGACCTCGACGACGTCACCACCGGCTTCCGCGAGCAGCATCACATGCGGATGCGGGTCGCGACCAAGTTCATCAATCTCACCCGCGCTTTCTTCCAGAGCCACGGCATCACCGATTACCGCATCGTCGAAAGCGCCGGCGCGACCGAAGGGGCGCCCGCGGCCGGCAGCGCCGAGCTGATCGTCGACATCACCACGACCGGCGCCACGCTCGCCGCCAATGGCTTGCGGGTGCTCGACGACGGCGTGATCCTGCGCAGCCAGGCCAATCTGGTCGCGTCGAAAGATGCCGACTGGTCGCCGCAGGCGCGGGAGACCGCGCGCATCATTCTCGATCACATCGCGGCGCGGGCGCGGGCCAACAAATATCGCGAGGTCCGCACCCGCTTCCGGCAGTGCGACGCCGCCCTGCTCGGCGAGGCCCATAGCCGGTTCGGCGTCGAGGCCCCGTTTGGCGGACCGACCTCGTCAGGCATGTTAACGCTGCACTGCCCTCCAGGGCAGCTCTACGCGCTGGCGAGCTTCCTGCGCGAGCATGGCGCCGAGACCGTCTCGGTGGTTTCGCTCGACTACGTGTTCGACCGGGAGAACCCGCTGTTCGCCAAGCTCGAAGCGTTCCTGCGGCGGTGA
- a CDS encoding ATP phosphoribosyltransferase regulatory subunit has translation MTATATSDAAGSAWADTLLLSFAQAGYVRAEPAILQPAEPFLDLSGEDIRKSLYLTTDLSGEELCLRPDLTIPVARDYLASPQAGQPAGFSYLGPVFRYRSRQASEFLQAGIESFGRQDRAAADAEMLALALEATAAFGVGDVEIRTGDVALFNALLDALDLYPVWRRRLIKDFKRKISLEQDLERLTAATTATRSEYEGVLAALAGSDRKAALAFVTDLMSIAGTTNVGGRTTAEIADRFLEQSTLKGGALPREAITVLKRFLSISGNPDDAVAELRALTADAKLDLTAAIDQFESRVGFMAARGIDVKLARFSTAFGRGLDYYTGFEFELHHRGNGTEPLVAGGRYDGLMTQLGSVEPIPAVGFSVWVDALTRIGRKVGA, from the coding sequence ATGACCGCGACTGCCACCTCAGATGCTGCCGGCTCCGCCTGGGCGGATACGCTGCTCTTGTCGTTCGCGCAGGCGGGCTATGTCAGGGCCGAGCCCGCGATCCTGCAGCCGGCCGAGCCGTTCCTGGACCTCTCCGGCGAAGACATCCGCAAGAGCCTGTACTTGACCACGGACCTCTCCGGCGAGGAGCTCTGCCTGCGCCCGGACCTGACCATTCCCGTGGCGCGCGATTACCTCGCCTCTCCCCAAGCCGGCCAACCGGCCGGCTTCAGCTATCTCGGCCCGGTGTTTCGTTACCGCAGCCGCCAAGCCAGCGAATTCCTCCAGGCCGGCATCGAATCCTTCGGCCGCCAGGACCGCGCCGCGGCGGACGCCGAGATGCTGGCGCTGGCGCTCGAGGCGACCGCGGCCTTCGGCGTGGGCGACGTCGAGATTCGCACCGGCGACGTCGCGCTGTTCAATGCCCTGCTCGACGCGCTGGATCTCTATCCGGTCTGGCGCCGTCGCCTGATCAAGGATTTCAAGCGCAAGATCAGCCTGGAGCAGGATCTGGAGCGGCTCACGGCTGCAACCACCGCGACCCGCAGCGAATATGAGGGCGTGCTCGCCGCGCTTGCCGGCTCCGACCGCAAGGCGGCGCTGGCCTTCGTCACCGATCTGATGTCGATCGCCGGCACCACCAATGTCGGCGGCCGCACCACGGCCGAGATCGCCGACCGCTTCCTCGAGCAATCGACCCTCAAGGGCGGCGCGCTGCCGCGCGAGGCCATCACCGTGCTCAAGCGCTTCCTCTCGATATCGGGCAATCCCGACGACGCCGTCGCGGAACTGCGCGCACTCACCGCGGACGCCAAGCTCGATCTCACGGCTGCGATCGACCAGTTCGAAAGCCGGGTCGGCTTCATGGCGGCGCGCGGCATCGACGTGAAGCTGGCGCGCTTTTCGACCGCATTCGGACGCGGGCTCGACTATTACACCGGCTTCGAATTCGAACTGCATCACAGGGGCAACGGCACCGAGCCGCTGGTCGCCGGCGGCCGCTATGACGGACTGATGACACAGCTCGGATCAGTCGAGCCGATCCCCGCGGTCGGGTTCTCGGTCTGGGTGGACGCGCTGACCAGGATCGGCCGCAAGGTGGGAGCTTAA
- a CDS encoding 16S rRNA (uracil(1498)-N(3))-methyltransferase, whose protein sequence is MPAHDFRAPRLFVDAPLAQDARVPLDRDQSNYLGNVLRLAAGAEVLAFNGRDGEWQAAIEGRKRPDGLVILQQTRPQDRLADLAYVFAPLKHARLDYMVQKAIEMGAARLQPVLTRFTQASRVNTERMRANVVEAAEQCGILSIATVAEPVALERFLSQRPADRLLIFCDEAAEVEDPIQGLQSARETGQGIDVLIGPEGGFAAEERALLLRQPKILRLALGPRIMRADTAAVAALALVQAVFGDWGKSA, encoded by the coding sequence ATGCCTGCCCACGATTTTCGCGCCCCCCGCCTGTTCGTCGACGCGCCCCTCGCCCAGGATGCCAGGGTTCCGCTCGACCGCGACCAGAGCAACTATCTCGGCAATGTGCTGCGGCTTGCCGCCGGGGCGGAGGTCCTGGCCTTCAACGGCCGTGACGGCGAGTGGCAGGCGGCCATCGAAGGCCGCAAGCGCCCGGACGGCCTCGTCATCCTCCAGCAGACCCGGCCCCAGGACCGGCTTGCCGACCTCGCCTACGTCTTCGCCCCGCTCAAGCATGCCCGTCTCGACTACATGGTGCAGAAGGCCATCGAGATGGGCGCGGCAAGGCTTCAGCCGGTCCTGACCCGGTTCACCCAGGCCTCCCGGGTCAACACCGAGCGGATGCGGGCCAATGTCGTCGAGGCCGCCGAGCAATGCGGCATTCTGAGCATCGCCACCGTGGCCGAGCCGGTGGCGCTGGAGCGCTTCCTCAGCCAGCGGCCGGCCGACCGCCTGCTGATCTTCTGCGACGAGGCGGCGGAGGTCGAAGACCCCATCCAGGGCCTCCAGAGCGCCCGCGAGACCGGCCAGGGTATTGACGTGCTGATCGGCCCCGAAGGCGGCTTCGCCGCGGAAGAGCGCGCGCTGCTGCTGCGGCAGCCGAAGATCCTGCGACTGGCGCTGGGGCCAAGGATCATGCGGGCCGACACAGCCGCGGTGGCGGCCTTGGCGCTGGTGCAGGCAGTCTTCGGCGATTGGGGCAAGTCCGCCTGA
- the ubiA gene encoding 4-hydroxybenzoate octaprenyltransferase: protein MSDTSARVADSTGNWVDTLAPPWARPYLRLSRFDRPIGSWLLLMPCWWSAALAAGIAHDVRGLPFTIVLFFIGAFVMRGAGCTWNDITDRDLDDKVERTRSRPLPSGQVTTKQALVFMIAQALIGLVVLLQFNRFAVLTGIASLLIVAIYPFMKRITWWPQIVLGLAFSWGALMGFAVTFGRIDLTALVLYAGAISWVIGYDTIYAHQDTEDDALIGIKSTARLFGAHTHQALILFYGLSVMLIGVALASGDARWPAWLGLTAFAVHLASQIVRLRIDDPELCLRLFKSNRDAGLLLFAGLLADAVMRA, encoded by the coding sequence ATGAGCGATACATCCGCCCGCGTTGCCGATTCCACCGGCAACTGGGTCGATACGCTCGCGCCCCCATGGGCGCGACCCTATTTGCGTCTGTCCCGCTTCGACCGTCCGATCGGCTCCTGGCTGTTACTGATGCCGTGCTGGTGGTCGGCGGCGCTCGCCGCCGGCATCGCGCATGACGTCCGCGGCCTGCCGTTCACCATCGTACTGTTCTTCATCGGCGCCTTCGTCATGCGCGGAGCCGGCTGCACCTGGAACGACATCACCGACCGCGATCTCGACGACAAGGTCGAGCGCACCCGCTCGCGGCCGCTGCCGTCAGGGCAGGTGACCACCAAGCAGGCGCTGGTCTTCATGATCGCGCAGGCGCTGATCGGCCTCGTGGTGTTGTTGCAGTTCAACCGCTTCGCAGTCCTGACCGGCATCGCCTCGCTGTTGATCGTCGCGATCTATCCTTTCATGAAGCGCATCACCTGGTGGCCGCAGATCGTGCTCGGCCTGGCCTTCTCCTGGGGCGCCCTGATGGGCTTTGCCGTCACCTTCGGGCGCATCGACCTCACCGCGCTCGTGCTCTATGCCGGCGCGATCTCCTGGGTGATCGGCTATGACACGATCTACGCGCATCAGGATACCGAGGACGACGCGCTGATCGGTATCAAATCCACCGCGCGCCTGTTCGGTGCGCACACGCACCAGGCGCTGATCCTGTTCTACGGCTTGTCGGTGATGCTTATCGGCGTGGCGCTGGCCTCCGGCGATGCGCGCTGGCCGGCGTGGCTCGGGCTGACCGCCTTCGCCGTGCATCTGGCATCGCAGATCGTGCGGCTCCGGATCGACGATCCCGAGCTGTGCCTGCGCCTGTTCAAGTCGAACAGGGATGCAGGCCTATTGCTGTTTGCGGGATTGCTCGCCGACGCAGTGATGCGGGCGTAG
- a CDS encoding DUF6101 family protein: MRRQTATCGVAPAGSSRSLRLDPLSLPVRFDAHDPRADGHVRQIELHRERVVLRRAVRGMQMAINVRVSDFTGVALRGNDEAQALVLVHRDPSLSVPLLVGADGDELTQAWAIWSEIFALPQLDEGARKPAPRRRRANAIRARRPKFLMRRRIAMTRELTVHQGEREIIARN; the protein is encoded by the coding sequence GTGAGGCGTCAAACAGCAACATGCGGGGTCGCTCCCGCCGGGTCGAGCCGCTCCCTGCGGCTCGACCCTCTTTCCCTTCCGGTCCGCTTCGATGCGCACGACCCGCGCGCCGACGGACATGTCAGGCAGATCGAACTTCATCGCGAGCGCGTCGTGCTGCGCCGTGCCGTGCGCGGCATGCAGATGGCCATCAACGTGCGCGTCAGCGACTTCACTGGCGTCGCGCTCCGCGGCAATGACGAGGCGCAGGCCCTCGTCCTCGTGCATCGCGATCCCTCGCTCTCCGTTCCGCTGCTGGTCGGCGCCGATGGCGACGAACTCACGCAAGCCTGGGCGATCTGGAGCGAAATCTTCGCGCTGCCGCAGCTCGACGAAGGCGCCCGCAAGCCCGCACCGCGCCGCCGCCGCGCCAACGCGATCCGCGCCCGCCGCCCGAAGTTTCTGATGCGCCGGCGCATCGCGATGACGCGCGAGCTCACCGTCCATCAGGGTGAGCGCGAGATCATCGCAAGGAACTAA
- a CDS encoding TldD/PmbA family protein, which yields MNSSPSSTTTAHRDLFDQSALSDLAQRLVEAAKRAGADAADAVAVRGVSQGVEVRDGRVEESERSEGDDVGLRVLVGQRQAVVSTNDVSGDAVTKLAERAVAMARVAPDDKYVGLADPALLARDFPDLDLLDPDVPTTSELERRALAAEAAALAVKGVTKSGGASASAGIGGMVLVTSTGFHGSYLRSSQGISATAIAGEGTGMERDYDFTSAPHGADLLSPEIVGRSAGERTVARHNPRKVETCKVPVVFDPRVAGSLVGHVVGAINGASIARKTSFLKDKLGQQLFAKNIRIVDDPLRKRGLRSQTFDAEGVAVKKIALVDEGVLTTWLLDCATARELGLTTTGHAHRGVSSSPSPGPYNLHLEPGTPSPAELISDIKQGFYVTDLIGSGVNGVTGDYSRGASGFWIENGEITYPVSEVTIAGHLFEIFKSMQPANNLEFRYGINAPTVRIEGLTLGGR from the coding sequence GTGAACTCTTCACCAAGCTCGACGACCACAGCCCATCGCGACCTGTTCGATCAGTCCGCGCTCTCTGATCTCGCGCAGCGGCTGGTCGAGGCGGCCAAGCGCGCCGGCGCAGATGCGGCCGATGCGGTCGCAGTGCGCGGCGTCTCGCAAGGCGTCGAGGTGCGTGACGGCCGTGTCGAGGAATCCGAGCGCTCCGAAGGCGACGATGTCGGTCTGCGCGTGCTGGTCGGCCAGCGCCAGGCGGTGGTCTCGACCAACGACGTCAGCGGCGATGCCGTCACCAAGCTCGCCGAGCGCGCGGTGGCGATGGCACGTGTCGCGCCCGACGACAAATATGTCGGCCTCGCCGATCCCGCGCTGCTCGCGCGCGACTTCCCCGATCTCGACCTGCTCGATCCCGACGTGCCCACGACCTCGGAGCTCGAGCGCCGCGCGCTTGCGGCCGAAGCTGCCGCGCTCGCCGTCAAGGGCGTCACCAAATCCGGCGGCGCCTCCGCCTCCGCCGGCATCGGCGGCATGGTGCTCGTCACCTCGACTGGCTTCCACGGCTCTTATCTGCGCTCCAGCCAGGGCATTTCCGCCACCGCCATAGCGGGCGAAGGCACCGGCATGGAGCGCGACTACGACTTCACTTCGGCGCCGCACGGCGCCGATCTCTTGTCGCCTGAAATCGTCGGCCGTTCCGCCGGCGAGCGCACCGTGGCGCGCCACAATCCGCGCAAGGTCGAGACCTGCAAGGTGCCCGTCGTGTTCGATCCGCGCGTTGCCGGCTCGCTGGTCGGGCACGTCGTCGGCGCCATCAACGGCGCCTCGATCGCGCGCAAGACCAGCTTCCTGAAGGACAAGCTCGGCCAGCAGCTGTTCGCCAAGAACATCCGCATCGTCGACGATCCCCTGCGCAAGCGCGGCCTGCGCTCGCAGACCTTCGATGCCGAAGGCGTCGCGGTGAAGAAGATCGCGCTGGTCGACGAGGGCGTGCTGACCACCTGGCTGCTCGATTGCGCCACCGCGCGCGAACTCGGTCTTACCACCACGGGCCATGCCCATCGCGGCGTCTCCTCGTCGCCCTCGCCCGGGCCGTACAATCTGCATCTCGAGCCCGGCACGCCGAGCCCGGCCGAGCTGATCTCCGACATCAAGCAGGGCTTCTACGTCACCGATTTGATCGGCTCCGGCGTCAACGGCGTCACCGGCGATTACAGCCGCGGCGCCTCCGGCTTCTGGATCGAGAACGGCGAGATCACGTACCCCGTCAGCGAAGTCACGATCGCCGGCCATCTGTTCGAGATCTTCAAGTCGATGCAGCCGGCGAACAATCTCGAGTTCCGCTACGGCATCAATGCGCCGACGGTGCGCATCGAGGGCTTGACGCTTGGCGGACGCTGA
- a CDS encoding 3'(2'),5'-bisphosphate nucleotidase CysQ, with protein sequence MADADAQSLDATILTRDAALLKATVRDAGALAQSMFRTELRKWTKGASSPVSEADIAVNDLLEARLRNATPDYGWLSEESADDAARLSRQLTWIVDPIDGTRNYLGGHDEWCVSVALVQDASPVLAAVFAPSSDEFFFAARGQGTTLNDKPVRTSSGSELDFARVAGPKPLVERLKPSLGEIKLHRRIGSLALRLCRVAHGALDAAFAGGNSHDWDLAAADLIVQEADGRMSDLSGEPILYNRREVAHGVLVAAGRDRHAGIVAHFRNRPLA encoded by the coding sequence TTGGCGGACGCTGACGCGCAATCCCTCGACGCGACCATCCTGACGCGCGATGCTGCGCTGCTGAAGGCGACGGTGCGGGACGCGGGCGCATTGGCGCAGTCGATGTTCCGCACCGAGCTGAGGAAGTGGACCAAGGGCGCGTCCTCGCCGGTCTCGGAAGCCGACATCGCGGTCAACGATCTCCTCGAAGCGCGCTTGCGCAATGCGACGCCTGACTATGGCTGGCTGTCCGAGGAGAGCGCCGACGATGCGGCGCGGCTGTCGCGACAGCTGACCTGGATCGTCGACCCCATCGACGGCACGCGCAATTATCTCGGCGGCCACGACGAATGGTGTGTCAGCGTCGCGCTGGTCCAGGATGCCTCGCCGGTGCTGGCGGCGGTGTTCGCCCCGTCCAGTGACGAGTTCTTCTTCGCGGCTCGCGGCCAGGGCACGACGCTCAACGACAAGCCGGTGCGGACGTCGTCCGGATCCGAGCTCGACTTCGCGCGCGTCGCCGGCCCGAAGCCGCTGGTCGAACGCCTGAAGCCCTCTCTCGGCGAGATCAAGCTGCATCGACGAATCGGCTCGCTGGCGCTGCGTCTGTGCCGGGTCGCGCATGGCGCACTGGATGCGGCTTTTGCGGGGGGTAACAGCCATGATTGGGATCTTGCGGCGGCGGATTTGATCGTGCAGGAAGCGGATGGTAGGATGAGCGACCTCTCCGGAGAACCCATCCTCTATAACCGCCGGGAAGTGGCGCACGGGGTGCTGGTGGCAGCGGGGCGCGATCGTCATGCGGGCATTGTCGCGCATTTTCGAAACCGCCCCTTGGCCTGA
- a CDS encoding DUF4170 domain-containing protein translates to MLDSAPQQLLHLVIGGELVDLEHNTFKNLDDVEIVGLYPNYATAHAAWRAKAQSTVDNAQMRYFIVHLHRLLDPNQEPAR, encoded by the coding sequence ATGCTAGATAGTGCCCCGCAACAACTGCTTCACCTCGTCATCGGCGGCGAGCTCGTCGACCTCGAGCACAATACCTTCAAGAATCTCGACGACGTCGAGATCGTCGGCCTCTATCCCAATTATGCCACGGCACACGCGGCTTGGCGGGCCAAGGCGCAGAGCACGGTCGACAACGCGCAGATGCGCTATTTCATCGTCCATCTGCACCGGCTGCTCGATCCCAATCAAGAACCGGCGCGTTGA